One window from the genome of Acanthochromis polyacanthus isolate Apoly-LR-REF ecotype Palm Island chromosome 21, KAUST_Apoly_ChrSc, whole genome shotgun sequence encodes:
- the LOC110958844 gene encoding C1q-related factor, giving the protein MLVLVLVVLIPVLVSSVGTDASHYEMLGTCRMVCDPYLNKGTPASSTSSTGLQAEAEALSDHSNVLPPSTLLQGPQGKPGRPGKPGPPGPPGEPGPPGPAGPPGDRGDQGRTGILGLGGNGAISTATYSTVPRVAFYAGLKNPHEGYEILKFDDVVTNLGNNYDGISGKFICSIPGTYFFIYHVLMRGGDGTSMWADLCKNGQVRASAIAQDADQNYDYASNSVILHLDAGDEVYIKLDGGKAHGGNNNKYSTFSGFILYAD; this is encoded by the exons ATGCTGGTCCTGGTGCTGGTGGTGCTCATCCCCGTGCTCGTCAGCTCCGTGGGTACAGATGCCAGCCACTACGAGATGCTGGGCACCTGTCGTATGGTGTGCGACCCCTACCTGAACAAGGGCACTCCAGCCAGCAGCACGAGCTCCACAGGTCTTCAGGCTGAGGCAGAGGCGCTGAGTGACCACAGCAACGTGCTTCCTCCCTCCACCTTACTgcagggcccacaggggaagcCTGGCAGGCCAGGCAAGCCCGGACCACCCGGACCTCCAGGGGAACCGGGGCCACCTGGACCAGCTGGGCCTCCTGGTGACAGAGGGGATCAAGGAAGGACTGGGATTTTGGGTCTGGGGGGTAATGGAGCTATCAGCACGGCCACCTACAGCACGGTGCCTCGGGTGGCCTTCTATGCAGGGCTTAAAAACCCCCACGAAGGCTACGAGATCCTCAAGTTTGACGACGTGGTCACCAACCTGGGCAACAACTATGATGGCATTTCGGGCAAGTTCATCTGCAGCATACCGGGTACATATTTCTTCATCTACCATGTGCTGATGAGAGGAGGGGATGGCACCAGCATGTGGGCAGACCTCTGCAAGAACGGCCAG GTTCGTGCCAGTGCCATTGCCCAAGATGCTGACCAGAACTACGACTACGCCTCCAACAGCGTCATCCTCCATCTGGATGCAGGCGATGAGGTGTACATCAAACTGGACGGAGGCAAAGCCCACGGCGGCAACAACAACAAGTACAGCACCTTCTCTGGCTTCATCCTCTACGCAGACTGA